A genomic region of Candidatus Bathyarchaeota archaeon contains the following coding sequences:
- the hypD gene encoding hydrogenase formation protein HypD: MFEQLKFRDQNLASRIAAKIQEIAPKNDVVKICHVCGTHEWTITHYGLRSLLPPTVEVIAGPGCPVCVTPASEVDEAVVLAIKGVVVTCFGDVLRVPGSEQSLLDAKAKGADVRVVYSVLDAVRMAEKEPSKEFVFFAIGFETTAPSTAIEILRKPPKNLSFLVSHRLIPPAMELLLGIGDLHIDGFIAPGHVSTVIGLKAYEIFPKAYRMPTVVAGFEPLDVLFAIYMVLKQLREGVARLENEYVRAVSWEGNTKAQEAMYKAFDIVDGEWRGLGKLPSSAFRLKDEHAAFDAREKFRVRITRGRDLPPGCQCHLVMIGKIRPTECPLFMKICTPQKPVGACMVSMEGTCRIWAKSIR, translated from the coding sequence ATGTTTGAACAATTAAAGTTTAGAGACCAAAATTTGGCCAGTCGAATAGCTGCGAAAATACAGGAAATCGCACCTAAAAATGATGTTGTGAAAATATGTCACGTTTGCGGCACTCATGAGTGGACAATAACCCATTACGGCCTGCGAAGTTTGCTTCCTCCAACTGTTGAGGTTATCGCCGGGCCGGGATGCCCGGTCTGTGTTACACCGGCTTCGGAGGTGGATGAGGCTGTAGTCCTTGCCATAAAAGGAGTCGTTGTCACGTGTTTTGGGGATGTTCTCCGCGTTCCAGGCTCTGAGCAATCTCTTTTAGATGCTAAAGCTAAGGGCGCTGACGTCCGAGTTGTTTACAGCGTTTTAGACGCTGTCCGAATGGCTGAAAAAGAACCGAGTAAGGAGTTCGTTTTCTTTGCCATCGGTTTTGAAACCACAGCACCTTCAACGGCTATAGAAATCTTAAGGAAACCTCCTAAAAACCTTAGTTTTCTTGTTTCTCATCGTCTCATTCCGCCAGCTATGGAGCTTCTGCTGGGAATAGGCGACCTTCATATAGACGGTTTCATCGCCCCTGGACATGTGAGCACTGTTATAGGGTTAAAGGCTTATGAAATCTTTCCAAAAGCTTACCGCATGCCCACCGTCGTTGCTGGATTCGAACCACTAGATGTGTTATTCGCCATCTACATGGTTCTGAAACAACTTAGGGAAGGCGTAGCGAGACTTGAAAACGAGTATGTTAGGGCTGTAAGTTGGGAGGGCAATACTAAAGCTCAAGAAGCCATGTATAAAGCCTTTGACATCGTGGACGGTGAATGGCGAGGACTGGGAAAACTGCCATCGTCAGCGTTCAGGCTAAAAGATGAGCATGCGGCTTTTGATGCAAGAGAAAAGTTTAGAGTACGTATCACTCGTGGTAGGGATTTGCCGCCCGGGTGTCAGTGTCACCTCGTTATGATTGGAAAAATTAGGCCTACCGAGTGCCCTCTTTTCATGAAAATTTGCACCCCGCAGAAACCTGTGGGGGCATGCATGGTAAGCATGGAAGGAACATGTCGGATCTGGGCGAAATCCATCAGATAA
- a CDS encoding HypC/HybG/HupF family hydrogenase formation chaperone, with protein MCLAIPAKVVKVQNSKAQVDFGEGVLREVDVSLVDVKVGDYVLVHAGYAIQVLSREEAEETLRLWREILEVESTLGPK; from the coding sequence ATGTGTTTAGCTATTCCTGCGAAGGTTGTAAAAGTTCAGAACAGTAAAGCTCAAGTTGACTTTGGAGAAGGTGTTCTGAGAGAGGTTGATGTTTCCCTTGTGGATGTTAAGGTTGGCGACTATGTTTTGGTACATGCTGGTTACGCCATCCAAGTGTTAAGCCGGGAAGAGGCTGAAGAAACACTACGTTTATGGCGTGAAATCTTAGAGGTTGAGAGCACGTTAGGACCAAAATGA